One genomic region from Hyalangium ruber encodes:
- the tnpB gene encoding IS66 family insertion sequence element accessory protein TnpB (TnpB, as the term is used for proteins encoded by IS66 family insertion elements, is considered an accessory protein, since TnpC, encoded by a neighboring gene, is a DDE family transposase.) — MIPHGVEIFVGLEPIDLRWGFERLAGLVETRLERPARSGALFVFFGKRRTALKVLFYDGTGLCLFYKRLDQGCFQVPQGLEQGAAHLVVEEHVLEELLDGLRVEAPRRGARPH, encoded by the coding sequence ATGATTCCGCACGGCGTGGAGATATTCGTTGGGCTGGAGCCCATTGACTTGCGCTGGGGATTCGAGCGGCTGGCTGGGTTGGTGGAGACACGACTGGAGCGCCCGGCGCGCAGCGGAGCTTTGTTCGTGTTCTTCGGCAAGCGGCGTACGGCGCTCAAGGTGCTCTTCTACGATGGGACGGGGCTGTGCCTGTTCTACAAGCGGCTGGACCAGGGCTGCTTCCAGGTACCGCAAGGGCTGGAGCAAGGAGCCGCCCACCTGGTGGTGGAGGAGCACGTGCTGGAGGAGTTGCTGGACGGGCTGCGAGTGGAGGCGCCGCGTCGAGGAGCTCGTCCGCATTGA
- the tnpA gene encoding IS66 family insertion sequence element accessory protein TnpA, translating into MADIEVWKKRVEDWRASGQSAGEYCKGQEFTAGTLYRWSSRLAEPAREEGAMPLVRLVGGPQPPAPQPAEAAARSVAVIIEVQGARVLVPAGAQVATVGVALEALGASRGSLAR; encoded by the coding sequence ATGGCAGACATCGAGGTGTGGAAGAAGCGGGTGGAGGACTGGCGCGCCAGCGGTCAGAGCGCCGGGGAGTACTGCAAGGGCCAGGAGTTTACGGCCGGCACGCTCTACCGGTGGTCGAGTCGACTGGCGGAGCCAGCACGAGAGGAAGGAGCAATGCCCCTGGTGAGGTTGGTGGGTGGCCCTCAGCCGCCAGCCCCGCAGCCGGCTGAGGCCGCGGCGCGGTCGGTGGCGGTCATCATCGAAGTGCAGGGAGCCCGAGTGCTGGTGCCGGCTGGAGCGCAGGTGGCCACCGTGGGGGTGGCGCTGGAGGCGCTCGGGGCCAGCAGAGGGAGCCTGGCGCGATGA